The Bubalus bubalis isolate 160015118507 breed Murrah chromosome 18, NDDB_SH_1, whole genome shotgun sequence genome contains a region encoding:
- the LOC102401344 gene encoding cytochrome P450 2A13 — protein MLASGLLLVALLACLTIMVLMSVWRQRNLKGKLPPGPTPLPFIGNYLQLNTEQMYNSLMKISERYGPVFTVHLGTRQIVVLCGYDAVKEALVDQAEEFSGRGEQATFDWLFKGHGVAFSNGERAKQLRRFSITTLRDFGVGKRGIEERIQEEAGFLIEAFRGTRGAFIDPTFFLSRTVSNVISSIVFGDRFDYEDKEFLSLLRMMLGSFQFTATSTGQLYEMFYSVMKYLPGPQQQAFKELQGLEDFIAKKVEQNQRTLDPNSPRDFIDSFLIRMQEEKENPNTEFYRKNLVLTTLNLFFAGTETVSTTMRYGFLLLMKHPDVEAKIHEEIDRVIGKNRHPKFEDRAKMPYTEAVIHEIQRFGDMIPMGLARRVTKDTKFRDFLLPKGTEVFPMLGSVLRDPKFFSNPRDFNPQHFLDEKGQFKKSDAFVPFSIGKRYCFGEGLARMELFLFFTTIMQNFRFKSPQSPQDINVSPKLVGFATIPPNYTMSFLPR, from the exons ATGCTGGCCTCAGGGCTGCTCCTCGTGGCTTTGCTGGCCTGTCTGACTATCATGGTCTTGATGTCTGTCTGGCGGCAAAGGAACCTCAAAGGGAAATTGCCTCCAGGGCCCACTCCTCTGCCCTTCATCGGGAACTACCTGCAGCTGAACACCGAGCAGATGTACAACTCCCTCATGAAG ATCAGCGAGCGCTATGGCCCTGTGTTCACGGTCCACCTGGGGACCCGGCAGATTGTGGTGCTGTGTGGCTATGATGCTGTGAAGGAGGCTCTGGTGGACCAGGCTGAAGAATTCAGTGGGCGAGGCGAACAGGCTACCTTTGACTGGCTCTTCAAAGGCCATG GCGTGGCGTTCAGCAACGGGGAGCGCGCCAAGCAGCTCCGGCGCTTCTCCATTACAACTCTGCGGGACTTCGGCGTGGGCAAGCGCGGCATCGAAGAGCGCATCCAGGAGGAGGCGGGCTTCCTCATCGAGGCCTTCCGGGGCACTCGCG GCGCCTTCATCGATCCCACCTTCTTCCTGAGCCGAACGGTCTCCAATGTCATCAGCTCCATTGTCTTCGGGGACCGCTTTGACTACGAGGACAAAGAGTTCTTGTCACTACTGCGAATGATGCTGGGAAGCTTCCAGTTCACCGCTACGTCTACCGGGCAG CTCTACGAGATGTTCTACTCAGTGATGAAATATCTGCCAGGGCCACAGCAACAGGCCTTTAAGGAGCTGCAGGGACTGGAGGACTTCATAGCCAAGAAGGTGGAACAAAACCAGCGCACGCTGGACCCCAACTCCCCACGGGACTTCATCGACTCCTTCCTCATCCGCATGCAGGAG GAGAAGGAGAATCCCAACACGGAGTTCTACAGGAAGAACCTGGTGCTGACGACACTGAACCTCTTCTTTGCGGGCACCGAGACGGTCAGCACGACCATGCGGTATGGCTTCCTGCTGCTCATGAAGCACCCAGATGTGGAGG CCAAAATCCATGAGGAGATTGACCGCGTGATCGGCAAGAACCGTCATCCCAAGTTTGAGGACCGAGCCAAGATGCCCTACACAgaggctgtgatccatgagaTCCAGAGATTTGGAGACATGATCCCCATGGGCTTGGCCCGCAGAGTCACCAAGGATACCAAGTTTCGAGACTTCCTCCTCCCCAAG GGCACTGAAGTGTTCCCTATGCTGGGCTCTGTGCTGAGAGACCCCAAGTTCTTCTCCAACCCCCGAGATTTCAATCCCCAGCACTTCCTGGACGAGAAGGGGCAATTTAAGAAGAGTGATGCTTTTGTGCCCTTCTCCATCG GAAAGCGGTACTGTTTCGGAGAAGGCCTCGCCAGAATGGagctcttcctcttcttcaccaCCATCATGCAGAACTTCCGCTTCAAGTCCCCACAATCGCCCCAGGACATCAACGTGTCCCCCAAACTCGTGGGCTTTGCCACTATCCCTCCAAACTACACCATGAGCTTCCTGCCCCGTTGA